TGGACATTGGAGCTTACTCCTGAATTTGTGATCATGTTCCGTTGATCACAGGAGTATGCTGCATGTGCAGCATGCACCAGTGTTGACTTGGAAGCCCCGCCATGCGCTGAGCACATGCCACGTTTAAAATTATGCATATTCAATCTCTTAGAATAGGAAGTAGCGCTGTGCCATTGGCAGCACTTTGGCGGGCTGACAGGTGAGTAGCTCTCCATCGGCGCGCACTTCATAGGTTTCAGGGTTCACTTCCATCTCAGGTGTGGCATTGTTCAGGATCAGATCTGATTTGCCGATATTGCGGGTGTTGCGCACTGCCACGGTCTGCTTGGCTAGGCCCAGCTTGTCGCGGATACCGTCCGCCTGCGCCGCCGCTGAGACAAAGGTCACGGCGCTGTTTTCCAGCGAGCGCCCATAGGCGCCAAACATCGGGCGGCTGTAGACCGGTTGTGGCGTCGGGATCGATGCATTCGGGTCACCCATCTGTGCGCAGATGATGGTGCCAGCCATCAGCACCATATCTGGCTTTACCCCAAAGAATGCCGGGTTCCACAGCACCAGATCGGCGCGTTTGCCTTCGGCGATACTGCCGATCTCATGGGCAATGCCATGGGCGATGGCCGGGTTGATGGTATATTTGGCAATATAACGGCGGACCCGAAAATTGTCGTTCTCGCCGATCTCGTCAGGTAGTCGGCCGCGCTGTTTCTTCATCTTGTCGGCGGTCTGCCAGGTGCGGATCAGCACCTCGCCCACACGGCCCATCGCCTGACTGTCCGACGCAATGATAGAGAACGCGCCCATGTCGTGCAGGATGTCCTCGGCGGCAATGGTTTCGCGCCGGATGCGGCTTTCGGCAAAGGCAACATCCTCGGGGATCGACTTGTCCAGGTGGTGGCAGACCATCAACATGTCCAGATGTTCTTCCAGCGTGTTGACGGTGAAGGGCCGTGTTGGGTTGGTGGACGAAGGCAACACGTGTTCTTCGCCACAGATCTTGATGATGTCCGGCGCATGCCCGCCACCCGCGCCCTCGGTGTGAAAGGCATGGATGGTGCGGCCCTTCATGGCGTTGAGCGTATGTTCGACAAAACCGGACTCGTTCAGGGTGTCGGTGTGGATCATCACCTGCACGTCCATCGCATCAGCCACGCCCAGGCAGCAATCGATACTCGCAGGTGTGGTGCCCCAATCCTCGTGCAGTTTCAGCGCACAGGCGCCGGCCTTCACTTGTTCTTCCAGTGCAAAAGGCAGGCTGGCGTTGCCCTTGCCAGCAAAGGCCAGGTTCATCGGCAACGCATCTGCGGCTTGCATCATACGACCAAGGTGCCAGGCACCGGGAGTGCAGGTGGTAGCCAAAGTGCCATGGGCCGGCCCGGTGCCACCGCCCAGCATGGTGGTCAGGCCTGAATGCAGCGCGTCGTCGATTTGTTGCGGGCAGATGAAATGGATGTGGCTGTCAAAGCCGCCTGCGGTCAGGATTTTGCCTTCACCGGCAATGATCTCGGTGCCGGGACCGATGATGATATCCACACCGGGCTGGGTATCCGGGTTGCCAGCCTTGCCCAACTTGGCAATCCGCCCGTCCTTTAGCCCCACATCAGCCTTGAAGATACCCGAGTGATCAACAATCAGTGCATTGGTAATCACCGTATCCATCGCCCCATCGGCGCGCGTGATCTGCGACTGCCCCATGCCATCGCGGATCACCTTGCCGCCGCCAAATTTGACCTCTTCGCCGTAAGTGGTCAGGTCGTGTTCAACCTCGATGATCAGGTCGGTATCGGCAAGGCGCAAACGGTCGCCGGTTGTCGGCCCATACATCGCGGCATAGTCAGAACGTTTGATCTTGGTGGGCATTGAGATCTCCTGAGCGGCGGCATAACGCCAAGAATTGCTATTTATGTCTGCAATCTAAGGGCCAGTGCCCCTAAAGCGCCCCCATGACTTTTTGATTAAACCCATACACGCGGCGTGCCCCTGAAATAGGGATCAGGTTCACCTCGCGGCGCTGACCGGGCTCAAACCGCACTGCAGTGCCAGCTGCGATGTCCAATCGCGTGCCATGGGCGGCCTCACGGTCAAACGCCAACGACGGGTTGCTTTCGGCGAAATGATAGTGACTGCCCACCTGCACCGGCCGATCGCCGGTATTGGCCACCATCAAGGCCATAGATTTGGCGCCCTCGTTCAGGACCAACTCGCCGTCAGCCGTCAGCAGCTCTCCGGGAATCACGGGCGGTTTCTCTGGATGTAAGCCAGTGTCGCAGCACCGAGAATGACGGCCAGACCCAGCACCACCGGCAGCCAGCTATTGGCTGCGTGCGGATGGAGATGTGCGCCGCCATGCGCCAGAGCAGGGGAGGCAAAAGCAAGCAGGGGTAGAAGTGAAAGAGTTTTCATCGCAGTGTCCTTATCGAATGGGGTTGTGAACGGTGACCAGTTTGGTGCCGTCGGGAAAGGTGGCCTCGATCTGAACATCGGGGATCATTTCGGCGATGCCGTCCATGCATTGCTCGAGTGTGATGATTTCGGCACCGGCCTCCATCATGTCGGCTACGGACCGCCCATCACGCGCGCCTTCGACGACGGCGTCGGTGATCAGCGCAATTGCCTCGGGGTAGTTCAGCTTGACACCACGGGCCAATCGCTTGCGGGCCACCTCGGCAGCCATGGCGATCAGCAGCTTGTCTTTTTCGCGAGGGGTCAGGTTCATGTCAAAGTCTCCAGCAGCGCGGCAGCCCGTTGTCGGTCAGCCGCTCAAGAATGGGTAAAAGCGATTTGCGCAGTTCATAGCTGTCCACAGCCAGCAGCCGCATCACCAGCAGGTCATCGCCAATCAGTGACACGCCTCCGGTGTTGGGCAGGGCGGCGCGGATAAAGGCCAGGTGGCGTGCAGCATCCGGTGCGCAGAATATCAGGTTGGCCATGGATTGGGCCCCATTGGCCACTGCCGGGCGGGCCAGTTTGGCAGCGATGTCACCGTCCAGCCGCACAGCATCATAATACAGACGCCGTCCGTTGCGGCGAATATCGATGCGGTCCAGGAAATGCGCGTCGCTTAGGACCTCGCCCATGGCAATGCGACCAAAGACCAGCGGCTCGACCAGCAGCAACTCGCTGTCTGTTGCCAGATCTGCCGTTAGACTGCGCCGATAGGCAGAGGTGTTATACAGAATGGTTTCCTGCGGCATCCAGTTCAGACGCGCGCCCGCGCCGACCCGCAGGCGGGTGTCCATTTGCCCGATTTGCCCCGGCAGGGCGCGATAGATCCGCTCGGCTGCCTGGGTGGTCAGGGTCAAATGGCAGGCCTCGCCAGCCTCGGCCGTCAGGGAAAAGCGGTCGCCGCCGGTTATGCCGCCGGCCGTGTTGATCATGACCGCCTCAAGCCCCGGGGTCTTTTGCGGAAACAACAGTTTCAGCGCGCCGGCTTGGCGCAGGTTGGCCAGACGAGTCTGGCCCCTCTGGCGCTGCGCAACAACCCGCGCCGCGCCAATGGCACGGGGTTGATCGCTGATCGCTTCGGCTGGGGTTATGTCCTGACGGATGGTGATACCCGTGTCCTCAATTCCTTGGTTCTTGACAGGATATTGAGCACATCAAATCGGCGATCACTAGAAATCGAGTGGTGCGGATGGGGTCGTAAAAGGCGAGTGGGCAATAATTGAGCGCAACTAGAATTATTCGCCTACTTATTGGTCATTTGTAATTTTGCCTGCGAATTTAAGATTGCTGCAGTTGCCAATCGCCCGGTCAAACGGAACCTCTGGTGCG
This portion of the Parasedimentitalea marina genome encodes:
- a CDS encoding urease subunit gamma; translated protein: MNLTPREKDKLLIAMAAEVARKRLARGVKLNYPEAIALITDAVVEGARDGRSVADMMEAGAEIITLEQCMDGIAEMIPDVQIEATFPDGTKLVTVHNPIR
- the ureC gene encoding urease subunit alpha, which codes for MPTKIKRSDYAAMYGPTTGDRLRLADTDLIIEVEHDLTTYGEEVKFGGGKVIRDGMGQSQITRADGAMDTVITNALIVDHSGIFKADVGLKDGRIAKLGKAGNPDTQPGVDIIIGPGTEIIAGEGKILTAGGFDSHIHFICPQQIDDALHSGLTTMLGGGTGPAHGTLATTCTPGAWHLGRMMQAADALPMNLAFAGKGNASLPFALEEQVKAGACALKLHEDWGTTPASIDCCLGVADAMDVQVMIHTDTLNESGFVEHTLNAMKGRTIHAFHTEGAGGGHAPDIIKICGEEHVLPSSTNPTRPFTVNTLEEHLDMLMVCHHLDKSIPEDVAFAESRIRRETIAAEDILHDMGAFSIIASDSQAMGRVGEVLIRTWQTADKMKKQRGRLPDEIGENDNFRVRRYIAKYTINPAIAHGIAHEIGSIAEGKRADLVLWNPAFFGVKPDMVLMAGTIICAQMGDPNASIPTPQPVYSRPMFGAYGRSLENSAVTFVSAAAQADGIRDKLGLAKQTVAVRNTRNIGKSDLILNNATPEMEVNPETYEVRADGELLTCQPAKVLPMAQRYFLF
- a CDS encoding urease subunit beta translates to MIPGELLTADGELVLNEGAKSMALMVANTGDRPVQVGSHYHFAESNPSLAFDREAAHGTRLDIAAGTAVRFEPGQRREVNLIPISGARRVYGFNQKVMGAL
- a CDS encoding urease accessory protein UreD, with amino-acid sequence MINTAGGITGGDRFSLTAEAGEACHLTLTTQAAERIYRALPGQIGQMDTRLRVGAGARLNWMPQETILYNTSAYRRSLTADLATDSELLLVEPLVFGRIAMGEVLSDAHFLDRIDIRRNGRRLYYDAVRLDGDIAAKLARPAVANGAQSMANLIFCAPDAARHLAFIRAALPNTGGVSLIGDDLLVMRLLAVDSYELRKSLLPILERLTDNGLPRCWRL